Proteins encoded together in one Octopus sinensis unplaced genomic scaffold, ASM634580v1 Contig11651, whole genome shotgun sequence window:
- the LOC115229037 gene encoding major centromere autoantigen B-like produces MRKCSRLSYDQKREIINYLIDNSSLSLRRVSEIFSSCFKKSISRRAINDLKLNKQKILGINPIYGRSSRFSKLRYSAIDSEIIAWIDYMESIGVCLNDEIILSKATEIVALNGLFEFKASKGWLEKFKKRHNVKLRIFHGELGYTAVEFKDQIEDFG; encoded by the coding sequence ATGAGGAAGTGCTCAAGATTATCTTATGatcaaaaaagagaaattataaattatcttaTTGATAATTCTTCTCTAAGTCTAAGGCgtgtttcagaaattttttcgTCGTGTTTCAAAAAATCAATTTCGAGACGTGCAATTAACGATCTTAAATTGAACAAACAGAAGATTCTTGGAATTAATCCAATTTATGGGAGAAGTTCTCGTTTTTCGAAACTTAGATATTCAGCAATTGATTCTGAAATCATTGCCTGGATAGATTACATGGAATCTATTGGAGTTTGCCTCAATGATGAGATAATTTTGTCGAAAGCAACTGAAATTGTTGCGTTAAACGGTCTCTTCGAATTTAAAGCCAGTAAAGGATGGCTTGAAAAGTTCAAAAAAAGGCACAATGtaaaactaagaatttttcaTGGTGAATTGGGATATACTGCGGTTGAGTTCAAAGACCAAATCGAAGACTTTGGATGA